From Halostagnicola kamekurae, the proteins below share one genomic window:
- a CDS encoding MnhB domain-containing protein: MTTIVMRTTARVVVPIILVVAIELLLQGHNLPGGGFIAGVLTVVAFALVYVAYGLDYLEIGVLGREVESYTGIFEHRTVVAYRRLFTFGLVLALVSGTAPLLFGEPFLSQTFVHVELPLFGDVELASALVFDVGVYCVVVGGLLTILSVVGDQ; this comes from the coding sequence ATGACCACGATCGTCATGCGGACGACCGCCCGCGTGGTGGTCCCGATCATCCTCGTCGTCGCCATCGAACTGCTGCTCCAGGGCCACAACCTCCCCGGCGGCGGCTTCATCGCGGGGGTACTGACGGTTGTCGCCTTCGCGCTTGTGTACGTGGCTTACGGCCTCGACTACCTCGAGATCGGCGTCCTCGGGCGGGAGGTCGAATCCTATACCGGTATCTTCGAGCACCGAACCGTCGTCGCCTACCGCCGCCTGTTCACGTTCGGCCTCGTTCTCGCGCTCGTAAGCGGCACTGCGCCCCTGCTGTTCGGCGAGCCGTTCCTCTCTCAGACGTTCGTCCACGTCGAACTCCCGCTGTTCGGCGACGTGGAACTGGCCTCGGCGCTCGTCTTCGACGTCGGCGTCTACTGCGTCGTCGTCGGGGGCCTGCTGACGATCCTCTCGGTGGTGGGTGACCAATGA
- a CDS encoding sodium:proton antiporter: MSLAIAVTVGALFALGTFLLLRDDVIEVVWGLAVISQAANVYLISMGGIQVGTHDLIPVLVTHEAPFPETADPLLQALVLTAIVINFGMTAFALVLSYRTYQENETMDITGWS; this comes from the coding sequence ATGAGTCTCGCGATCGCAGTCACCGTCGGTGCGCTGTTCGCGCTGGGCACGTTCTTGCTCCTCAGAGATGACGTGATCGAGGTCGTCTGGGGACTCGCGGTCATCTCGCAGGCGGCGAACGTCTACCTGATCTCGATGGGCGGCATCCAGGTCGGGACCCACGACCTGATTCCCGTACTGGTCACCCACGAGGCCCCGTTTCCGGAGACCGCGGACCCGCTGCTCCAGGCACTGGTGCTGACGGCGATCGTCATCAACTTCGGAATGACCGCGTTCGCGCTCGTGCTATCGTATCGCACCTACCAGGAGAACGAGACGATGGATATCACGGGGTGGAGCTAA
- a CDS encoding complex I subunit 5 family protein — translation MLVALVSIAVTLATGQWPRLQRVASVGGVLAYAVVVAALDWLIVLGPDAPGAAAYQVGGWSAPFGITLVIDGLAAFMLAIVAVVALYAVVFSVFYVDPLNQRVYYHPLAHVLLLGVTGAFLTGDLFNLFVWFEVMLMASYAFVAFYGGAEHTATGMRYVVMNLIGSVLMLLGIGGLYATLGTLNMADMAQTVADPSADIGTAPIVGLSMFVFAPFALKAGLVPFQFWVPSAYRAAPAPIAAMLAGATKKVGIYAIVRLYFTVFAGTTMPIAVPGVTDASLLTYFAPILLFLASLSIVVGGLGAIGRETMDGVLAYSSIGQVGFIAVPIGIAGVATSASVQHLGILAGLIYALHHALTKSMLFLSAGVIRDGTGTTRLAELGGLAARSPVFAGAVFVGSLSLVGIPPLAGFFGKFFAFDAAVSWLAAEPTAGAAVVLLVLLAGAVLTIVYATRIWVGSFWGARTAAVEGAILDTPQVLLVVSLAVLVVLVGVGFEPVYRFADAAATAALDTEAYVDAVGPEGGESG, via the coding sequence ATGCTGGTCGCGCTCGTGAGTATCGCGGTCACTCTCGCCACGGGCCAGTGGCCCCGCTTGCAGCGAGTCGCGAGCGTCGGCGGCGTCCTCGCGTATGCGGTCGTTGTCGCCGCGCTCGACTGGCTGATCGTCCTGGGTCCGGACGCGCCGGGCGCCGCGGCCTACCAGGTTGGCGGCTGGAGCGCGCCGTTCGGGATCACGCTCGTCATCGACGGCCTCGCGGCGTTCATGCTCGCGATCGTCGCCGTCGTCGCCCTCTATGCCGTCGTTTTCTCGGTCTTCTACGTCGATCCGCTGAACCAGCGGGTCTACTACCACCCGCTCGCCCACGTCCTGTTGCTCGGCGTGACCGGCGCCTTCCTCACCGGTGACCTCTTCAACCTCTTCGTCTGGTTCGAGGTGATGTTGATGGCCAGTTACGCCTTCGTCGCGTTCTACGGAGGCGCCGAACACACCGCCACGGGGATGCGCTACGTGGTGATGAACCTCATCGGGAGCGTGCTCATGCTGCTCGGAATCGGTGGCCTGTACGCCACGCTGGGGACGCTCAATATGGCCGACATGGCCCAGACGGTGGCCGACCCGTCCGCCGATATCGGAACTGCTCCCATCGTCGGCCTGTCGATGTTTGTCTTCGCGCCGTTCGCGTTGAAGGCCGGACTGGTTCCGTTCCAGTTCTGGGTGCCGTCGGCGTACCGCGCCGCCCCGGCTCCGATCGCGGCGATGCTCGCCGGCGCGACCAAGAAGGTCGGCATATACGCGATCGTCCGGCTCTACTTCACCGTCTTCGCCGGGACGACGATGCCGATCGCCGTTCCGGGAGTGACAGACGCCTCGCTGCTGACTTATTTCGCGCCGATACTCCTGTTTCTCGCCTCGCTTAGCATCGTCGTGGGTGGACTCGGCGCGATCGGCCGGGAGACGATGGACGGGGTGCTGGCGTACTCGAGCATTGGGCAGGTCGGGTTCATCGCAGTGCCGATCGGAATCGCCGGGGTGGCGACTTCGGCCTCCGTTCAGCACCTCGGGATCCTCGCCGGACTGATCTACGCGCTCCACCACGCGCTGACGAAGAGCATGCTCTTTCTCTCCGCGGGCGTGATTCGGGACGGGACGGGAACGACGCGGCTGGCGGAACTTGGCGGTCTCGCGGCACGCTCACCGGTGTTCGCCGGGGCCGTCTTCGTCGGTAGCCTCTCTCTGGTTGGAATACCGCCGCTTGCCGGCTTCTTCGGCAAGTTCTTCGCCTTCGACGCCGCCGTCTCGTGGCTCGCGGCCGAGCCGACGGCGGGCGCGGCGGTCGTCTTGCTCGTCCTGCTTGCGGGTGCGGTCCTGACTATCGTCTACGCCACGCGGATCTGGGTCGGGAGTTTCTGGGGCGCCCGGACGGCAGCGGTCGAGGGCGCGATACTCGACACCCCACAGGTGCTGCTGGTTGTGAGCCTCGCGGTGCTCGTGGTCCTCGTCGGCGTCGGCTTCGAACCCGTCTACCGGTTCGCCGACGCGGCCGCGACCGCCGCGCTCGACACCGAGGCCTACGTCGACGCCGTCGGCCCCGAGGGAGGTGAGAGCGGATGA
- a CDS encoding Na+/H+ antiporter subunit E, whose amino-acid sequence MKVRRWLVAGLLFGALWVLVRGASLTPRSVLANFVVGVAVGLPVAYLFRRLYDEEVEITQPIAAIPYVIRYVLAFFKEILVANVDVAYRVFAPGTPIDPQVIFVPLRVQTSFGITTISNSITVTPGTVTLDHDADENALYVHVIDGRDPEAVVEPIRTWEDYALRIFDEERSPEDPAPEITVHPPDYPPEPKRATDHLDAIQSPGESTDGRSDTEAGADAEAERESGTDVDSRGESGTDVGSDDQTGGENDDR is encoded by the coding sequence ATGAAGGTCCGACGCTGGCTCGTCGCCGGCCTCCTGTTCGGCGCGCTGTGGGTACTCGTTCGAGGTGCGTCGCTGACCCCGCGATCGGTGCTTGCGAACTTCGTCGTTGGCGTCGCAGTCGGCCTTCCAGTCGCCTACCTCTTCCGACGCCTCTATGATGAGGAAGTCGAGATCACGCAGCCAATCGCCGCGATCCCCTACGTGATCCGGTACGTCCTCGCGTTCTTCAAGGAGATCCTCGTCGCCAACGTCGACGTGGCCTATCGCGTGTTCGCTCCGGGGACGCCGATCGATCCGCAGGTCATCTTCGTCCCGTTGCGCGTTCAGACCTCGTTCGGGATCACGACCATCTCGAACAGTATCACGGTCACGCCTGGAACGGTCACGCTCGATCACGATGCCGACGAGAACGCCCTCTATGTCCACGTCATCGACGGGCGTGACCCCGAGGCGGTCGTCGAGCCGATCCGAACGTGGGAGGACTACGCGCTCCGCATCTTCGACGAGGAGCGGTCGCCCGAGGACCCGGCCCCGGAGATCACGGTCCATCCACCCGATTACCCGCCGGAACCGAAGCGGGCCACCGACCACCTCGATGCGATCCAGTCGCCCGGAGAGTCGACCGACGGACGGTCCGATACAGAAGCAGGGGCCGACGCAGAAGCGGAGAGAGAATCCGGAACTGACGTGGACTCGAGGGGCGAATCCGGAACTGACGTGGGCTCCGACGACCAAACCGGTGGTGAGAACGATGATCGATGA
- a CDS encoding monovalent cation/H+ antiporter complex subunit F — protein sequence MIDEAALASTTIDAALIVVAALCLLCTYRVVRGPTIPDRVVALDAIATNVVAIAVLFALKTDRGLFVTVSLVLAIIGFLSTVTVAKYVTEGDIITR from the coding sequence ATGATCGATGAGGCGGCCCTGGCATCGACGACGATCGACGCAGCGCTGATCGTCGTCGCCGCGCTCTGTCTGCTCTGTACCTACCGGGTCGTCCGGGGGCCGACGATTCCGGATCGCGTCGTCGCGCTCGACGCCATCGCGACGAACGTCGTCGCGATCGCGGTGCTGTTCGCGCTCAAAACCGACCGGGGCCTGTTCGTGACCGTCAGCCTCGTGCTGGCGATCATCGGCTTCCTCTCGACGGTCACGGTCGCGAAGTACGTCACCGAAGGCGACATCATCACGCGCTGA
- the mnhG gene encoding monovalent cation/H(+) antiporter subunit G: protein MVSLEAIQHLTIVALVVVGTFFLLTGTIGLLRFPNVYNRMHATSKPTTLGTAATFLAGFVHFGPGGAGLTSLVGILFLFLTVPTGAHMISRAAQKTGVPFLGGVTWPSEHDDEDGGDKNDDGEDGDGE from the coding sequence ATGGTCTCGCTCGAGGCGATCCAGCACCTGACGATCGTCGCGCTCGTCGTCGTCGGTACGTTCTTTCTCCTGACCGGGACGATAGGGCTTCTCCGCTTCCCGAACGTCTACAACCGGATGCACGCCACGAGCAAGCCGACGACGCTCGGGACGGCGGCGACCTTCCTCGCCGGCTTCGTCCACTTCGGACCCGGCGGCGCGGGCCTGACCTCGCTCGTGGGAATTCTCTTTCTGTTCCTGACGGTGCCGACCGGGGCCCACATGATCTCCCGGGCGGCTCAGAAGACCGGTGTGCCCTTCCTCGGCGGCGTGACGTGGCCGAGCGAGCACGACGACGAGGATGGCGGCGATAAGAATGACGACGGCGAGGATGGCGACGGCGAGTGA